One segment of Anatilimnocola aggregata DNA contains the following:
- the feoB gene encoding ferrous iron transport protein B: protein MTATATSSPATRALTVALIGNPNTGKSTLFNALSGGRVRTGNYPGVTVEKKTGKAEFHGRQFKLIDLPGTYSLAPRSPDEMVAVDVLLGRQSQESRPDVVLCIVDASNLERNFYLLSQVLELGLPTVVAVNMMDLAEERGLKIQLDKLRAQVPVEFIPVQAHRGKGLNELKQALSTAADKPPAKIASPFPDAFKTEVTKLEQLAGEGALPRYLAERLLLDTSGYLAGAHLAGVTPPVIDALPAARERLAKAGAPVPAIEAMARYQWAANVLKPAVTRPTKRPDNFSDRVDRLLTHWFFGTAFFLLVMFLLFQAVSWIAGPSGDIIDGLIGIASDWVSSVLAEGPLQSLINNGILAGVGGVIVFVPQIMLLFFFIAILEDCGYMARAAYLMDKLMVRVGLSGKSFIPLLSSFACAIPGMMAARVIENRRDRLVTILVAPLMSCSARLPVYVLLTQAFIPEQSYLGGLISLQGLVMFAMYSIGAIVGIGMAWLLKLTILRGPTPPFVLELPTYKWPGLWIVLHRMFEQGWAFIYRAGTLILAVSVVVWALAYYPRTKTEPIRVASEREAVLASEVATLEKTVVLPEEEASADSKPAEKPPLTPEQQQLVDKKAELDDVRNHIAATHLENSYLGQMGKVIEPAVRPLGWDWKLGSAAIASFPAREVIVATLGTIYGLGDSQEAESKPLQERLQAATWSGSKKPVYTIPVALSVMVFFALCAQCASTLAIMKRETGSYWWPVFTFVYMTTLAYIGAFIAYQLGTWLGW, encoded by the coding sequence ATGACGGCAACGGCAACATCGTCCCCAGCTACGCGAGCACTCACGGTCGCCCTGATCGGCAACCCGAACACGGGCAAATCGACGCTCTTCAATGCTTTGTCGGGTGGCCGCGTTCGCACGGGCAATTACCCGGGCGTGACCGTCGAGAAGAAGACCGGCAAAGCAGAGTTTCACGGCCGGCAGTTCAAGCTCATCGATCTGCCGGGCACGTACAGTCTCGCCCCGCGCTCGCCGGACGAAATGGTCGCCGTCGATGTGCTGCTGGGACGTCAATCGCAGGAATCGCGTCCGGATGTAGTCCTGTGCATTGTCGATGCGAGCAATCTCGAACGAAATTTTTACCTGCTGAGCCAGGTGCTGGAACTCGGGCTGCCGACGGTGGTCGCCGTCAACATGATGGACCTTGCCGAAGAACGCGGCCTGAAGATTCAACTCGACAAGCTTCGCGCGCAAGTTCCAGTCGAGTTCATCCCGGTTCAAGCGCATCGCGGTAAAGGCTTGAACGAGTTGAAGCAGGCCCTATCGACCGCTGCCGATAAACCTCCGGCCAAGATCGCGAGTCCGTTTCCGGACGCCTTTAAAACAGAAGTCACCAAGCTGGAGCAATTGGCCGGCGAAGGCGCGCTGCCACGCTATCTGGCCGAGCGGTTGCTGCTCGATACCAGCGGTTACCTGGCCGGCGCTCATTTGGCGGGCGTGACTCCGCCTGTGATTGACGCCCTTCCCGCCGCGCGCGAACGCTTGGCGAAGGCCGGCGCGCCGGTACCAGCGATTGAAGCCATGGCCCGCTACCAGTGGGCCGCGAATGTCTTGAAGCCCGCGGTAACACGCCCTACCAAGCGACCGGATAACTTCAGCGATCGTGTCGACCGGCTTCTCACGCACTGGTTCTTCGGCACAGCTTTTTTTCTGCTGGTGATGTTCCTGCTGTTTCAAGCTGTGTCGTGGATCGCCGGTCCATCGGGGGACATCATCGACGGCCTAATTGGCATCGCCAGCGACTGGGTTTCGTCGGTCCTGGCGGAAGGCCCGCTACAGTCGCTCATCAACAACGGTATTCTGGCCGGCGTCGGCGGCGTGATTGTCTTTGTGCCGCAGATCATGCTGCTGTTCTTCTTCATCGCGATTCTCGAAGACTGCGGTTACATGGCCCGCGCGGCCTACCTGATGGACAAGCTCATGGTCCGTGTGGGCTTGAGCGGCAAGAGCTTTATTCCGCTCCTCTCTTCGTTCGCCTGCGCCATTCCCGGCATGATGGCGGCCCGCGTGATCGAAAATCGCCGCGACCGGCTCGTGACGATTCTCGTCGCTCCGCTGATGAGTTGCAGCGCGCGGCTGCCGGTCTACGTGTTGCTGACGCAAGCGTTCATTCCCGAGCAAAGTTACCTTGGCGGCCTGATCAGCTTGCAGGGGCTGGTGATGTTCGCCATGTATAGCATCGGCGCGATCGTCGGCATCGGCATGGCGTGGCTACTCAAGCTGACGATTCTCCGCGGTCCCACACCGCCATTCGTCCTCGAACTCCCCACCTACAAATGGCCTGGGCTCTGGATCGTGTTGCATCGCATGTTCGAGCAAGGCTGGGCCTTCATCTATCGCGCCGGCACGCTCATTCTCGCCGTCTCCGTCGTGGTCTGGGCCCTCGCGTACTACCCGCGCACTAAGACCGAACCGATACGTGTTGCTTCAGAGCGGGAAGCTGTGCTGGCCAGTGAAGTTGCGACGCTGGAAAAAACGGTGGTCTTGCCAGAAGAGGAAGCATCGGCTGATTCCAAACCCGCAGAAAAACCGCCGCTCACTCCCGAGCAACAGCAGTTGGTCGACAAGAAGGCCGAACTCGACGACGTGCGCAATCACATCGCGGCTACCCATCTCGAAAACAGTTACCTCGGCCAAATGGGCAAGGTGATTGAGCCCGCCGTACGACCGCTCGGTTGGGATTGGAAGCTGGGGAGCGCGGCCATCGCTTCGTTCCCTGCCCGCGAAGTGATCGTCGCCACACTCGGCACGATTTACGGGCTGGGAGACAGTCAAGAAGCCGAGTCAAAGCCGCTGCAAGAACGACTGCAGGCAGCGACCTGGAGCGGCAGCAAGAAGCCTGTCTACACCATTCCGGTCGCCCTCTCGGTGATGGTCTTCTTCGCGCTCTGTGCCCAATGTGCATCCACGCTGGCGATCATGAAGCGCGAAACCGGTTCCTACTGGTGGCCCGTCTTCACCTTCGTCTACATGACGACACTCGCTTACATCGGTGCCTTCATCGCCTATCAACTCGGCACCTGGCTGGGATGGTAG
- a CDS encoding FeoB-associated Cys-rich membrane protein, producing MVEQFFTQNFVVALIVLTATLFLLYRARTYVLPGSKAGCATGCGSCPSNKSEPNSTAGLVQLGDRRTH from the coding sequence ATGGTCGAGCAATTCTTTACCCAGAACTTCGTCGTCGCACTGATCGTGCTGACTGCGACCCTCTTCTTGCTCTACCGCGCCCGCACGTATGTCCTTCCCGGCAGCAAGGCAGGCTGTGCCACTGGCTGCGGCAGTTGCCCGAGCAACAAGAGCGAGCCCAATTCAACCGCGGGTCTTGTCCAACTCGGTGACCGGCGCACTCATTAA
- a CDS encoding GYF domain-containing protein, which produces MAEPDLANEQREWYYRDFGRGSPVQGPFFLSELVERVQTGELQHDALVRRSEEEWLQADRLQVLIKAIRERRPREAEQGAGESPIHIPAELAAQIRSERRSLNWLSLFILGIVLSIAATLLIVTGVLAVFGLVLSVISSAMVLCAIIRWAIEPLFGQLVDTNDQLATITSRLKELNRSPSEGP; this is translated from the coding sequence ATGGCAGAACCAGATTTGGCGAACGAACAGCGCGAATGGTACTACCGCGACTTTGGCCGCGGCTCACCCGTGCAAGGTCCGTTCTTCTTAAGCGAGTTGGTCGAACGCGTGCAGACTGGTGAGCTTCAGCACGATGCGCTGGTGCGCCGCAGTGAAGAGGAGTGGCTGCAGGCCGATCGACTGCAAGTGCTCATCAAGGCAATCCGAGAGCGGCGGCCGCGCGAAGCTGAACAAGGAGCGGGGGAATCACCAATACATATTCCAGCCGAACTGGCCGCACAGATTCGCAGTGAACGTCGTAGCCTGAATTGGCTGAGTCTATTCATCTTGGGTATTGTGCTGTCCATTGCCGCCACGCTGCTGATTGTCACGGGCGTCTTAGCGGTGTTCGGCTTGGTCCTGAGTGTGATTTCTTCGGCCATGGTGCTCTGTGCCATCATCCGTTGGGCCATCGAGCCGCTCTTCGGCCAGCTGGTCGATACCAACGATCAGTTGGCGACCATTACTTCGAGGTTGAAAGAATTGAATCGGTCGCCAAGCGAAGGGCCGTAG
- a CDS encoding Gfo/Idh/MocA family oxidoreductase, producing MNDAPQIANSNSDSRRTFLKTSGTLAAATALSGAMVPRVHAAGSDVVQVALVGCGGRGTGAAQNALGVKIGQTKLVAMADVFENRLNISHQSLKKANGEKFDVPDDRKFIGFDGYKQAIDCLKPGDVAIFATPPAFRWVHFKYAIEKGVNVFMEKPITVDGPSTRKMLALGEESVKKNLKVGVGLMCRHCEARGELFDRIQAGEMGDLITLRCYRMHPPVGSAFSDPKPADMNELDYQIQRFHSFLWASGGLFSDFYIHNIDECCWMKNAWPVKAQAVGGRNYRGNKIDQNFDSYAVEYTFEDGAKLFMNGRVMPGCHDEFASYAHGSKGAAVISQSSHSPARCKIYKGQNMTKENLIWSFNRPEPNPYALEWEHLIDAILNDKPHNEVKRGAEASLVTSMGRMAAHTGQVVTFDEILKSEHEFAPDVDKLTKGGEAPIKANAEGKYPIPMPGLVTDREYS from the coding sequence ATGAACGACGCTCCCCAAATCGCCAACTCCAACTCGGATTCTCGCCGCACGTTTTTGAAAACCTCCGGTACGCTCGCCGCGGCGACGGCTCTCTCGGGCGCGATGGTGCCCCGCGTGCATGCTGCCGGCAGCGACGTGGTGCAAGTCGCCCTGGTGGGTTGCGGCGGTCGGGGCACCGGTGCCGCCCAGAACGCGCTGGGAGTGAAGATCGGCCAGACCAAGCTGGTCGCGATGGCCGACGTCTTCGAGAACCGCCTGAACATCAGCCACCAAAGCTTGAAGAAGGCGAACGGCGAAAAGTTCGACGTGCCAGACGATCGCAAGTTCATCGGCTTCGACGGTTACAAGCAGGCCATCGACTGCCTCAAGCCGGGCGATGTCGCGATCTTTGCCACACCGCCGGCGTTTCGCTGGGTTCACTTCAAGTACGCCATCGAAAAGGGTGTGAACGTCTTCATGGAGAAGCCGATCACCGTCGACGGCCCCAGCACGCGCAAGATGCTGGCCCTCGGCGAAGAGTCGGTCAAGAAGAATTTGAAGGTCGGCGTCGGTCTGATGTGTCGTCACTGCGAAGCCCGCGGCGAACTCTTCGACCGGATTCAAGCCGGCGAAATGGGCGACCTGATCACGCTCCGCTGCTATCGCATGCACCCGCCAGTGGGTTCGGCTTTCTCGGATCCCAAGCCGGCCGACATGAACGAACTCGATTACCAGATTCAACGCTTCCACAGCTTCTTGTGGGCCAGCGGTGGTCTGTTCAGTGACTTCTACATTCACAACATCGACGAATGCTGCTGGATGAAGAACGCTTGGCCCGTTAAGGCTCAAGCGGTTGGCGGTCGTAACTATCGCGGCAACAAGATCGATCAGAACTTCGATAGCTATGCCGTGGAATACACCTTCGAGGATGGTGCCAAGCTGTTCATGAATGGCCGCGTGATGCCGGGCTGCCACGACGAGTTCGCCAGCTATGCTCACGGCAGCAAGGGAGCCGCGGTGATCTCGCAATCGAGCCACTCGCCGGCTCGCTGCAAGATCTACAAGGGACAGAACATGACCAAGGAAAACCTCATCTGGTCATTCAATCGCCCCGAGCCTAATCCATACGCCCTGGAATGGGAACACCTGATCGATGCCATTCTCAATGACAAGCCTCACAACGAAGTGAAACGCGGCGCCGAGGCGAGCCTTGTCACTTCCATGGGGCGCATGGCCGCTCACACGGGCCAAGTTGTCACGTTCGACGAGATCCTCAAGAGCGAGCACGAGTTCGCGCCCGACGTCGATAAGCTAACGAAGGGTGGCGAAGCTCCGATCAAGGCCAACGCCGAAGGTAAATATCCGATTCCGATGCCGGGCCTCGTAACCGATCGGGAATATTCGTAA
- a CDS encoding aminotransferase class IV codes for MSEPIANLNGQWVPQSQALISVTDAGFVQGVTVAEQLRTFNGQLFELPRHLKRLARSLEIVGIDPGVSMAELDARARELAARNHALLQPGDDLGLSMFVTPGIYGTFVAAGGATGPTIGMHTYPLPFGSWVNKYEQGETLVLTDVRQVPNECWPAELKCRSRMHYYLADRRARQLEPGARAVMLDERGFVLEATTANMLIYRASEGIVSPPRASILPGVSVAILAELARELGIPWSERDLTVADVASADEILLCSTSPCVWPVTRFAGQPVSGGQAGPIAQQLLAAFSQRVGLDIAAQAKRLAMR; via the coding sequence ATGTCCGAACCCATTGCGAATCTCAACGGCCAGTGGGTTCCCCAATCGCAGGCGCTGATTTCGGTCACTGACGCCGGCTTTGTTCAGGGGGTCACCGTTGCCGAACAATTGCGCACCTTCAACGGCCAGTTGTTCGAGTTGCCACGGCATCTCAAGCGGCTAGCTCGGTCGCTGGAGATCGTCGGCATCGATCCCGGCGTGAGCATGGCGGAGCTTGATGCTCGCGCGCGAGAACTGGCCGCCCGCAATCACGCGCTGCTGCAGCCCGGCGATGACCTGGGCCTGTCGATGTTCGTCACACCCGGCATCTACGGCACGTTTGTCGCCGCGGGCGGCGCGACCGGCCCGACGATTGGCATGCACACCTATCCGCTGCCGTTCGGTTCGTGGGTGAATAAGTACGAGCAGGGCGAAACACTGGTGCTGACCGATGTCCGGCAAGTGCCGAATGAGTGCTGGCCAGCGGAACTCAAATGCCGCAGCAGAATGCATTATTACCTGGCCGATCGCCGCGCGCGACAGCTCGAACCGGGTGCTCGTGCGGTGATGCTCGACGAGCGCGGCTTTGTACTGGAAGCCACCACCGCGAATATGCTGATCTATCGCGCCAGTGAAGGAATTGTCTCGCCGCCGCGCGCCAGCATTCTGCCCGGCGTGAGTGTGGCGATTCTCGCGGAACTGGCCCGTGAGCTTGGCATACCTTGGAGCGAACGCGATCTCACGGTCGCCGATGTCGCCTCTGCCGACGAAATCCTCCTCTGCAGCACTAGCCCCTGCGTCTGGCCCGTCACGCGCTTCGCCGGCCAGCCCGTTTCTGGCGGCCAAGCTGGCCCCATCGCCCAGCAACTCCTCGCCGCCTTCAGTCAGCGCGTCGGCCTCGATATTGCCGCGCAGGCCAAACGCCTTGCAATGCGGTAA
- a CDS encoding trans-sulfuration enzyme family protein, with protein MKPDDFLPRPERVQPLATHPHATPLYLTSVWECESPAQADAMLGGQEPGYVYQRDGHPNAAALAAKLNELEQAPHGVVVASGMAAISTALLATVGQGDHVVTASRVYGKTLQLLNAEASRLGITLSIVDTNDLAAVEAAMTDRTKLVLAETIANPLLQVADLGALAELAHRYNARLLVDNTFASPLVCRPMELGADFVMESLTKTLNGHSDVLLGYLGGRTDIWPRVKQVVSAWGFSSSPFDCWLAARGLATAHLRSERACHNALAAAEFLSQRREVGRVEYPGLPAHPQHALAKQQFTGQFGTMVAFELKGGRAAADKFIAAAKDIPFCPSLGELSTTLSHPETTSHRGLTPQGRADLGIAGGTIRLSVGTETPQHICSALASALLQV; from the coding sequence ATGAAACCCGATGACTTTTTGCCGCGGCCCGAGCGTGTGCAGCCTTTGGCGACACACCCGCATGCGACGCCCCTGTATTTGACGAGTGTGTGGGAATGCGAATCACCGGCCCAGGCCGATGCGATGCTCGGCGGGCAAGAACCCGGCTATGTGTACCAGCGCGACGGCCATCCCAATGCCGCGGCGCTCGCGGCAAAGCTGAACGAGCTAGAGCAAGCCCCGCATGGTGTCGTTGTCGCTTCGGGAATGGCAGCAATCTCGACGGCATTGCTGGCCACGGTAGGGCAGGGAGATCATGTCGTTACCGCGAGCCGTGTGTATGGCAAGACGTTGCAGTTGTTGAATGCTGAAGCGTCACGGCTGGGAATCACGCTGTCGATTGTCGATACCAACGATCTGGCCGCGGTCGAAGCGGCAATGACTGACCGAACCAAACTGGTGCTCGCGGAGACGATCGCGAACCCGCTCTTGCAAGTGGCCGATTTGGGAGCGCTGGCGGAGCTTGCGCACCGGTACAACGCGCGACTGCTCGTCGACAATACGTTCGCCTCGCCACTCGTGTGCCGGCCCATGGAACTGGGTGCCGACTTCGTAATGGAAAGCCTGACCAAGACGCTCAATGGCCACAGCGATGTCCTGCTGGGTTATCTTGGCGGTCGAACGGATATCTGGCCGCGGGTGAAGCAGGTCGTCAGCGCGTGGGGATTCTCGTCATCGCCGTTCGACTGCTGGCTGGCAGCGAGGGGGTTGGCTACGGCTCACTTGCGGTCCGAACGAGCTTGCCACAATGCGCTCGCCGCGGCTGAGTTTCTGTCGCAGCGGCGCGAAGTGGGGCGCGTCGAGTATCCGGGCCTGCCCGCTCATCCACAGCACGCCTTGGCGAAACAGCAGTTCACGGGGCAGTTCGGCACGATGGTCGCCTTCGAACTGAAGGGGGGCCGCGCCGCCGCGGACAAGTTCATTGCGGCGGCGAAGGACATTCCGTTCTGCCCTTCGCTGGGCGAGCTATCGACCACGCTCAGCCATCCCGAGACGACCAGCCATCGCGGGCTGACGCCCCAGGGCCGGGCCGATTTGGGAATTGCGGGCGGAACAATTCGCCTCTCGGTCGGGACCGAAACGCCCCAGCACATCTGCAGTGCCCTCGCCAGCGCGCTCCTGCAAGTGTAG
- a CDS encoding alpha/beta hydrolase-fold protein: MDVVVNTGTIAGKGTWREVTVGGHPCDVFEPAVRNEKGFVVLYLHGVHLNRLVDKQAFIDEFARHGLTVVAPCTQRSWWTDIICREFDPQVTAQQHLLTGVLPWIEEQYGAAAGKLNQPTRIALLGTSMGGQGALRLAYKFPNMFPVAAAISPALDYYLRYNEGDETIPQMYSDPEAARQDTAILHIHPLNWPRNQFFCCDPEDFRWWNSADRLRMKLYSLGIPHECDLETSGGGHGFEYYNRMAPRAIQFLVDRLQTEHRRLL, translated from the coding sequence ATGGATGTAGTTGTGAATACGGGAACGATTGCGGGCAAAGGAACGTGGCGGGAAGTAACGGTTGGCGGGCATCCGTGCGACGTGTTCGAGCCAGCGGTCCGCAACGAAAAGGGCTTCGTCGTCCTCTATCTGCACGGCGTGCATTTGAACCGCCTCGTCGACAAGCAGGCGTTCATCGATGAATTCGCTCGCCACGGCTTGACCGTCGTCGCTCCCTGCACGCAGCGAAGCTGGTGGACCGATATCATCTGCCGCGAATTCGACCCGCAAGTCACCGCTCAGCAGCATTTACTCACCGGCGTGCTGCCTTGGATTGAAGAGCAGTATGGAGCCGCGGCCGGCAAACTGAATCAGCCCACCCGAATCGCCCTGCTCGGGACGAGCATGGGTGGCCAAGGGGCCCTGCGGCTGGCGTATAAGTTTCCGAACATGTTTCCGGTGGCCGCCGCGATATCGCCGGCCCTCGATTACTACCTGCGCTACAACGAGGGTGACGAGACGATTCCGCAGATGTACAGCGATCCGGAAGCAGCCCGGCAAGATACCGCGATCCTACATATTCATCCGCTTAATTGGCCCCGCAATCAATTCTTCTGCTGCGATCCCGAAGATTTCCGCTGGTGGAACTCCGCGGACCGCCTGCGCATGAAACTCTACTCGCTCGGCATCCCGCACGAGTGCGATCTCGAGACCAGCGGCGGCGGACACGGCTTTGAGTATTACAATCGGATGGCCCCGCGGGCGATTCAGTTCCTCGTCGACCGGCTGCAAACGGAACATCGCCGGCTCCTCTAA
- a CDS encoding ABC transporter ATP-binding protein, which translates to MTTAPERAIRKLSITAARATDEREPDKRPLDIGLITRLFGYMRPYAVKRNVLLVCVVLRAIQLPSIAWTIGAVINGPITNHAKFENPVQAILLGALGLGLLALSTQVVFHFRQRLALEMGEAVIHDLRREIFAHLQQMPMSFYNKTKLGRIISRVTSDCESLRVGVQDVLFVSLVGILQMIVAGAFMLYSDAVLFSVVLAMSPVLFLLNRIFRKKLSAAYRVVQESFSRLTATLAESINGVRVTQGYVRQDVNAELFRELLDWHGDNVVRAVRREGLLLPLLELNSQIFIVALLLIGGYRVLNPATQMPVDNLIYFFFLANSFFSPIQILGNQYNQALTAMAGAERVFALLDRQPEWTDVENAQPLPPVIGHVELANVTFGYDPERPVLHEISLTAQPGQTIALVGRTGSGKSSIINLIARFYLPQHGQVLIDGHDTRLVSGESLHHQMGLVLQQNFLFSGTVKENIRVGRPEATDDEVVLTTLQLDCLDMLADLPKGLETQVGERGAQLSLGQRQLVCFCRALLANPRILILDEATSSVDTLTELRIQSALAKLLSGRTSFVVAHRLSTIRSADQVLVLENGRIIERGNHLELIALGGAYAGMVRQFSQG; encoded by the coding sequence ATGACTACCGCTCCCGAGCGCGCGATTCGCAAGCTGTCGATTACGGCAGCGCGCGCGACGGATGAACGGGAACCTGACAAGCGGCCGCTGGATATCGGTCTGATCACGCGGTTGTTTGGGTACATGCGACCCTATGCGGTGAAGCGAAACGTGCTGCTGGTGTGTGTCGTGCTGCGGGCGATTCAGCTGCCGTCCATCGCGTGGACGATTGGTGCCGTGATCAATGGCCCCATTACCAATCATGCCAAGTTTGAGAATCCCGTGCAGGCGATACTGCTCGGCGCGCTCGGCTTGGGGCTGCTCGCGCTCTCGACGCAGGTCGTCTTTCACTTTCGGCAACGACTGGCACTCGAAATGGGCGAAGCAGTTATTCATGACCTGCGGCGCGAGATCTTTGCACATCTGCAGCAGATGCCGATGAGCTTTTACAACAAGACGAAGCTCGGACGGATCATCAGCCGCGTCACCAGTGACTGCGAGTCGTTGCGAGTTGGCGTGCAAGATGTTCTCTTCGTCAGTCTCGTCGGCATCTTGCAAATGATCGTTGCCGGCGCGTTCATGCTCTATTCCGATGCGGTGCTGTTCAGCGTCGTCCTCGCCATGAGTCCGGTGCTCTTTCTGTTGAATCGCATTTTTCGCAAAAAGCTGAGTGCTGCCTATCGCGTGGTGCAGGAGAGCTTCAGCCGATTGACCGCGACTTTGGCCGAATCAATTAACGGCGTGCGAGTCACGCAGGGCTATGTGCGGCAAGATGTGAATGCGGAGCTGTTTCGCGAACTGCTCGATTGGCATGGCGATAACGTCGTGCGCGCGGTGCGGCGTGAGGGATTGCTGCTGCCACTCTTGGAGCTCAATAGCCAGATTTTCATCGTCGCTCTGCTCTTGATTGGCGGCTATCGAGTGCTGAATCCGGCTACGCAAATGCCGGTCGATAATCTGATTTACTTCTTCTTCCTGGCCAATAGCTTTTTCAGTCCGATCCAGATTCTCGGCAATCAGTACAACCAGGCACTCACGGCGATGGCCGGAGCCGAGCGCGTGTTTGCGTTGCTCGATCGCCAGCCGGAGTGGACCGATGTCGAGAATGCGCAGCCACTGCCGCCGGTGATTGGTCATGTCGAACTGGCCAATGTGACATTCGGTTACGATCCAGAGCGCCCGGTCCTGCACGAGATTTCACTTACGGCCCAACCCGGGCAGACGATTGCACTCGTTGGTCGCACTGGAAGTGGCAAGAGTTCGATCATCAATTTGATCGCGCGGTTCTATCTGCCGCAGCACGGCCAGGTACTGATCGATGGCCACGATACGCGCCTCGTCAGCGGCGAATCGTTACATCATCAGATGGGGCTCGTGCTGCAGCAGAACTTTCTCTTCAGTGGCACGGTTAAGGAAAACATTCGCGTGGGCCGGCCGGAAGCAACCGACGATGAAGTGGTCCTTACCACGCTGCAACTCGATTGCCTCGACATGCTGGCCGACCTCCCCAAAGGGCTGGAAACGCAAGTCGGCGAGCGAGGCGCGCAGTTGTCACTGGGACAGCGGCAACTTGTTTGCTTCTGCCGTGCACTCTTGGCGAACCCGCGAATTCTGATCCTCGACGAAGCGACCAGCAGCGTCGATACGCTCACTGAACTGCGAATTCAATCGGCGCTCGCCAAACTGTTATCGGGTCGGACCAGCTTTGTGGTCGCTCACCGCCTGAGCACGATTCGTAGTGCCGATCAGGTTCTGGTGCTGGAAAATGGCCGGATCATCGAGCGAGGCAATCACCTTGAGCTCATCGCCCTTGGCGGCGCGTACGCGGGCATGGTGCGGCAGTTTTCGCAAGGTTGA
- a CDS encoding cell division protein FtsQ/DivIB gives MKHKSPAPSPVVPQGPSAASLVRLLFRKEYRIFFVAIVLMVSCYWGFQESWRRWGEPSLASEPYQVTPQQIIVTSQPPWIEGDVKAEAIRDGSLTKLDLRDRTLLERIRRAFAVHNWVAQVKQVRKSYPARVDVELVYRRPMASVEVTYRGRPELLLIDEQGILLPSPSEAFAARNLPDMLRIDAGDTAPAGPYGTDWGSPRVTAAAKIATAWTDQWKAIGLYRIVVTEDTNGRIGYELQTRNGGRCLWGNPPGQETANEPKPAEKVARAISAHQQGQLKDDADSPPIDLSGGTVPMPTRTATRNRRGLR, from the coding sequence ATGAAGCATAAATCACCAGCGCCCTCACCTGTTGTCCCCCAAGGGCCCTCGGCTGCGTCACTTGTGCGCCTGCTGTTCCGCAAAGAGTACCGCATCTTTTTTGTCGCCATCGTGTTGATGGTTAGCTGCTATTGGGGCTTTCAGGAGTCGTGGCGGCGGTGGGGCGAACCTTCGTTGGCTTCGGAGCCCTATCAAGTCACTCCGCAGCAGATCATCGTCACTTCACAGCCACCGTGGATTGAAGGTGACGTAAAGGCCGAAGCCATTCGGGACGGTAGCTTAACGAAACTTGATTTGCGCGATCGTACTTTGCTCGAACGGATTCGCAGAGCATTTGCGGTGCATAACTGGGTCGCGCAGGTGAAACAGGTGCGCAAGTCGTATCCCGCCCGCGTAGATGTCGAACTCGTATATCGCCGGCCGATGGCATCGGTCGAAGTGACGTATCGGGGCCGGCCCGAGTTGCTGTTGATCGACGAACAAGGAATTCTGCTCCCTTCGCCCTCCGAAGCTTTCGCCGCCCGCAATTTGCCCGATATGCTCCGCATTGATGCTGGCGACACAGCACCCGCAGGGCCGTACGGCACAGACTGGGGCAGTCCGCGCGTGACCGCCGCCGCCAAGATTGCCACTGCGTGGACCGATCAATGGAAGGCCATTGGGCTCTATCGCATTGTCGTCACTGAAGACACCAATGGTCGCATTGGCTACGAACTGCAGACTCGTAACGGCGGTCGCTGCTTGTGGGGCAATCCACCCGGGCAAGAAACGGCAAACGAACCGAAGCCGGCGGAAAAAGTAGCCCGTGCAATCTCTGCCCATCAACAAGGGCAGCTGAAAGATGATGCCGATTCGCCCCCCATTGACCTTAGTGGGGGCACCGTACCAATGCCCACCCGCACGGCGACACGGAACCGGCGCGGATTGAGGTAG